GCGCCCGCCACCCCGGCAGGAGGCAGCAATGTCCGTTAAGCTCGCCCCGCGTTCCCTGTTCCTGGCCCTGCTGGGCCTCTGCGTGGTGCTGCTGCTGGGCTGGTACTTCGGGCGCTATCAGGTCCGCCTCCAGGAAATCAGCCAGCTTCAGGGCGAAGTGGACACCACCCGCATGACCGCCGAGCGCTACCGCGCCGCCCAGCGTGGCCTGCCCGAGCTGCGCAGCACCGTGACGCGCCTGGAGGGCGAGCGCGACCAGTTTCTGCGGGCACTTCCCGCCACCGCACAGTTCGGTAGCGTTCTGGACGAGGTGCGGCGCAACGTGAGCGCGGCGGGCGCGCAGATGAACACCTTCAATGTGCAGGCCGGAACCGGAACCGGGCTGCCCGGCGGCGTGCGGCCCATCAACCTGAACCTCAGCCTGAGCGGGCAGTTCGCGCAGGTGTTCCGGGCGCTGCGTTCGCTGGAAACCATGAACCGGTTCACGACCGTCGGCGGCCTGAACCTGCAACTGCCGCAGGCCACCTCCTTTAACCCGAAGCTGGAGGGCACGCTGAACCTCACCGTGTACACCTACGACCAGCAGCAGGCCTCGGGCACTGCCGCTGAGGGCGGCGCACCCGCGGCCCCCGCCGCGCCCCCGGCGGCTCCCCAGGGAGGTGCCCAGTGACCCGCAATTCGGTGAAGCCGGCCAAACCCACCGCCCTGAACCTCTCGCGCGAGATGAAGCTGCTGCTGGTCCTGCTGCTGATGGTGGCGCTGGTGGGCGGCTGGTACG
The window above is part of the Deinococcus carri genome. Proteins encoded here:
- the pilO gene encoding type 4a pilus biogenesis protein PilO; this translates as MSVKLAPRSLFLALLGLCVVLLLGWYFGRYQVRLQEISQLQGEVDTTRMTAERYRAAQRGLPELRSTVTRLEGERDQFLRALPATAQFGSVLDEVRRNVSAAGAQMNTFNVQAGTGTGLPGGVRPINLNLSLSGQFAQVFRALRSLETMNRFTTVGGLNLQLPQATSFNPKLEGTLNLTVYTYDQQQASGTAAEGGAPAAPAAPPAAPQGGAQ